The Dokdonella sp. nucleotide sequence CCCGGCCAGTACGGCGCGGTGACCGCGCTGCCGTTGTTCTTCCAGATCGCCGATGGCCTGCCGCACGGCGCGCTCGCGAATGTCGCCGAGGCGCCGCCGCCCAGTGTCACGAAAGCCGACGTGTGCTGGCCGCTCGGCCTCGCTTTCGATGCAACGAATCCCGCGCTGTGCGCACGCAAGCACGAGGCCTGGATCATCGATGGCGTGATCCCGCCGACGCTGGCAGAGCGCGATGCGGCGTCGTGGCATGCCGGCCTCGTGCGCGTGAAGGTCGATGTCGACAGCGGCCGGCGCGTGCCGGCCGACTGTGCAGGCCATCGCACCCGCGAGGTCGAGATCGCGCGCTGGCCGGTGCTGGCCTACCCGTGGCTGTCGCGTGAACAGCGCCGTCGCGCCAGCCTGCCCGCGCTGGCTGCCGACTGCCGCGCCGATGCGCTCGAAGCCTTGCAGGCATTGCGCATCGAGGGCATTGCCGAAGGCGCCACCATCGCACGCGCACCGAACAGCCCGAACCCCGCCAGCGTGCAGCTGCGCGCGCTCGGCGCAGCAGGCGAAGTGAGCTGGCTGATCAACGGCCGCCTTGCCGCCATCACCGCGAACGACGCTGCCTTCGAACACGCCTTCACCGACACCGGCGCGCACACCATCACCGCAATGACGCCGGCGGGTGCGTGGGCACAGGTGCGCGTCCATGTGCTGCGTTGACGAACTTGCCCGTCCGCGCGGGCGGCGCGACGATCACGGTGCGTCGACTTGCGCGGGGAAGCGGATCTCCATTTCTTGCGCACCGCGGATCTCAGGATCGCGCGACTCCGGCGCATCAGAACGCTGCCCAGGCATCCACTTGCTCGTGAACACGCCACTGCGTATCGCCTTGGTCATGGCAGCCATGCCGATTGCTTCGGCCGGATCCGCCGATGATGCGGTAGTGCCGCTGGAAGACATCGTCGTGACTGTCATGCGCCACGAGGATGCCGCCCTCGAAGTGCCCGCCTCGATCGACGCGATTGCGATCGAACCGGGTCACTACAATCGCGCCGGCACTCACCTTTCCGAAGTGCTCGGACTCACCCCGGGCGTGTCCGTGCGCAATCGCCAGAACCATGCGCAGGACGAACAGCTCTCGATCCGCGGCTTCGGCGCGCGCGCCACCTTCGGCGTGCGCGGCGTGCGCCTGTATGCCGACGGGATTCCGGCCTCGATGCCCGATGGCTCCGGCCAGGTGTCGCATTTCTCCCTCGACGGCGCGCAGCGCATCGAGATACTGCGTGGCCCGTTCTCGGCGCTGTACGGCAATTCCTCCGGCGGCGTCATCCAGATCTTCAGCGCAACCGGCACCGACGAGGACCAATGGCGCGTCACCGGCCGCAGCGGCAGCGATGGATTCCGGCGCTTCGGCGTTTCCGGCCTCGGCAGGATCGGCGACACCGCCTACAACGTTTCACTGGCCCGATTCGAAACCGACGGCTTCCGCGACCACAGCGCCGCGCGACGCGACGCCGCCAACCTCAAGCTGGACCGTGACTTCGGTTCGCGCCGTCTTTCCCTGATCGCCAATGCCATCGACATGCCCGACGTGCAGGACCCGCTCGGCCTGACCTGGCAGCAGGTGCAGGACGATCCACGCCAGGCCACCGCTGCCGCACGGCAGTTCAATACGCGCAAATCCGTATCGCAGGCACAGGCCGGTCTCGCCTTCGAACAGGACATCGGGCACGCACACACGCTGCGCCTGCTCGGCTACAGCGGCAACCGCGCGGTCGAGCAGTTCCTCGCCATTCCAATCGCCCCCCAGGCCCATGCGCTGCACTCGGGAGGCGTGGTCGACCTCGGTACCAGTTACAACGGTCTCGATGCACGCTGGTCGTACTCGACCGAATTCGCGGACCGCAGCTTCAACCTCGTGGCGGGCCTGAACATCGACAGCCAAAACCAGACCCGGCGCGGCTACGAAAACTTCATCGGAACCACGCCCGGCGTACGCGGAGCATTGCGGCGCAACGAAAGGAACTCGGTGAAGGACTTCGACCAGTACCTGCAAGCCGACTGGCGCATCGGTGAACACTGGTCACTGCTCGCCGGTGTGCGCCGCAGCGCAGTGAAATTCGCTTCGCGCGATCGCTACATCGTCGGCGACAATCCTGACGACAGCGGCAGGGTGAAGTATTCCGCCACGACGCCGGTGGCGGGCCTGATGATCCACGCCAGCGACAGGCTGAAGCTGTACGCGAGCCATGGCGAAGGTTTCGAGACACCGACGTTCGCCGAGCTGTCCTATCGCGCCGATGGCGCGGCCGGCCTGGCCTTCGACCTCGTTCCCGCGACAAGCCGCAACCGCGAAGTCGGCCTGAAGTGGCAGCCAACCGGAAGGCTGTCGCTGGAAGCCGCGCTGTTCCGCGCCGACACCAACGACGAACTGGCAGTGGCACGCAACACGGGTGGGCGCTCCAGTTTCCGCAACATCGGCACGGCACGGCGCCAGGGCGCGGAGTTCTCCCTGGCGATGCAACTTGCGCAGCCCTTGTCGCTGCGCCTGGCCTGGACGCGCGTCGAGGCGCAGTTCCGCGCCGATTTCCTGGCCTGCACCGGAACGCCGTGCCTTGCGCCCGATACCCTAGTCGAGGCCGGCGCACCGATTCCGGGCGTGCCGCGCTCGCAACTCGCTGCGCGCCTGGAATGGAAACAAGGGGCGTGGCAGGCCGCGTTCGACGCGAGCCGCACCGGCGTCGTCGTGGCCAACGACATCGGCAGCGCGTTCGCGCCTGCCTGCACACTCGCCGGCCTCGAAGCCGCGCGCGGATTCGGCAGGCTGCGCCTGTCCGCGCGGCTCGACAACATGTTCGACAAGGCCTGCATCGGTTCGGTCATCGTCAACGAAGGCAATGGCCGCTACTACGAACCGGGCCCCGGCCGCCAATGGCTCGCAGGGGCGCAATGGATGTTCTGAACCAAGCCGAGAAGCATCGCCCCTGAAGGGGCTCCTGCGGGGGCATGTATTCATGCGCAGGAACTCGTTTACGGGCGATGCTTTTCGGATCGACGAGAGCATCGCCCCTGAAGGGGCTCCTACTCGGGTAACCCCTTCTCTTCGGGCTGGTAGAGGATGCGGGTCGCGGTCAGGCGCGTCGCACGACCGCCGGGCAGCGGCCATTCAATGGACTGGCCGACCGACAGGCCGAGCAGGGCGGCACCGACCGGGGCGAGCACGGAAACGTGGCCGAGCGACATGTCGGCTTCGTGCGGATAGACCAGGCGCAACACGCGCACCTCGCCGCTGGATTCGTCGCGGCACTCGACAATCGAGTTCATGGTGACCACGTCGGGTGGGATCGCCTCGGGTTCACGCACGTCGGCGCGCACGATCTCGTCCTCGAGGCGCTTGGCCGAGGCCGGAAGGTTGTCACCTGCATGCGCGAGCAGGGCTTCGAGCCGGCGCACATCGCGCGCGGACATGATGAGCGGGGGATTGGCGGGGGCGGCAGTCATGGCGTCGCGCGCACACGTGGACGTGTGCGTCCTTCAGGCGGGGGAATGGCGCCACCGTAGCCGCGTGCGTGAACAAGGTCAACCATGTCGCCGCGGCTTGACGACGCACGGTTCCACATCGGCGCCAGGCCCCGGATCGACAATCCGGCCCGGGGCCTGTTGCCGCAACCCGTTGGCTCAGTCTGCTTCGAACCCGTGCTTGAAGATGCGGTCGGTCACCACTTGCCGATAGGCCAGGGTGAACGTGCCCTGCGCGGTATTGTTGTAACCACGGACCTCCACGGTGCGCATCGTCGTCGATGCGCTGGTGAACTGGATCCGCGACTGCAGACCGCAATAGTCATCGTTGCTGATGACGCCGACCACGCTCATCAACGTGTCGAAGCTGGCCGTCCCTCCGCCCAACGCGTTGCACAGCGACAGTTCGTAGGTACGACCGGCGACGACTGGCAGATTGAGGCGCCAGATGCCGGACGGTCCGACACGACCGAGACTCCATGTGCGCCAGGCTTCGATCGGCGCCAGCGTCGCTGGAACGTTGTTGACGGTCAGTTGTACGTTCGGCGACGAGAAGGCCGAGTTGTTCTCGGTATCCTCGTCGCCGGTGAGACGCAGGTACAGGGCCGGATAATAGCGACCGACCGGCACCGTGGACGGAATCGTCGTCCCGCCCGGCGTATGGACGATGGTCGCCACAGGCGCCAGCGTGGTCCCGAACGTAGCCGTGCGCAGGTAGATGTACGGTTCGCTCCAGTCACGCCATGCGTGGGCAAGGTAGATCTCGACCTTCGGGTTGCTGAAGGTCGTGCGCCCGGGGTTTTCGATGTTGAAGCCTCCGAGCGCCAGCGAACTACCGTGCGTGATCGAGGTGCTCGACGAAAATGCCCCCGTGTAGCTCGCCTGCATCGACGCGCTATCGTCGGCAGTCCGGTACATCGAGACCAGGCCATCCAGGTTCGTCGACGCCGTACCCGGAAAGCTGGTGCGTGCCGCAGCCGTATCGTCCGCGTGCAGCATCGGCAAGCGGAACTGCTTCGGCGCATAGTTCATCACCGAATCAACCCAGACGCTGTAGAACTCCCAGGGATGGTCGAGCCCCCAGCCGTGACCGAGTTCGTGCAGCGCGGTCTGGCGGACGCCCCAGCAACTGCCAGCCTGCGTCGCCGAAACGAACTCGTCGAGTGTCCAGCAGTACGCCGGGTTGAAGGCGATGTCCACTTCGAGAATGACGCTGCCGCTCCAGCGCCGCCAGGCGACGGCCAGCGTGGACGCGCCCCAGCCTTCGCCGAACTGGTCGATCATCATCTGGTTCGTCGGCCAGCCGACCATCTCGAAGCGGTCGTTCTGCCACGCCCAGGTATCGAGCTGGCTGTTGCTGACGAGGTTCAGGTCATCGACGATGCGGTTCCACTTGATCATCATCGCCTGGTCGACGTGGCCCACCCACCAGTCTTCCGGCCACTGGTCCCATACGATCGGCCGGTTGGAGAGCCGCGCGACGTGCCAGGCTGGCGCGTCCGGCGTTGACACGTGGTCCTGGCTCGGTTCCGCGGCATCGTTGGCCTCGGGTGAGAGCGGTTCACCGGGAATCGGCGTCTCGATATCGGGTGCATCCTCTGCCGTCGGCTTGCGCGAGCCGGCGACGGTACCGCCCGCTCCTGCGGGCGAATAGGTCTTCGATGGCATCGGCCGCAGGCTCTGCGGATCCGCCCGGTGCACGCGCAGCGGCGGGTCGTTGCCCCGCAGCGCCAGCAGCGACTGCACCTCGCTGACGAGATCACTGAGCATGAGGCGATCGTTGCCCGACAAGGCGATGGCAACGCCATTCGTGTCGACGCGGTAGATGCCCTGACTGCCGCCGACGAACGGCGGAAACACTTCGCCACGGTCAGGGTCGAGGAACACGACATAGCGTTCGCCGACCCGCAGGCGCGGGTTGGACGTCATGTCCTGGCCTTCGTTGCCGATGGTGCCGCCACCCTGTGTGACGACGAACTCGAAACCGCCAATGCCGCCGTCGAGCAGGGTCTGCTCGATGCGAAAGCGGTAGTCCGTGACAATGAGGGTGCGCTTGGCATTCCAGCGCGACTGCGCCGACAGCAGCCTTGCCACGCTGATCGATTGCGCTTCGAGAACGAGGTCCGACGGCGTCATCGGCACCTCGTGCTGGGCGCTTGCCTGCGCCGCCATCGCCAGCACGCCCGCGGCAACCCAGCCCAGGCGGTGCCGCCAGTACGCGCGAATTGGACGTCCCACACCCGGTATTCCCCGACGACTCATGCCCGCTGCTCCTTGACCACGAATGGAATGCGCTGCGCTCCCGATGGGAACGACAGCTATTCATACAAACGAAATCCGGCGCGAAATCGTGACATCGCCGCTCACGCAGGCGTGCGGACGGTTATGCGCGCGCTTCCGCCGAGACGTGCCATCAGCGAACGCAGCGCCAGCGGCCTGAGCGGCTTGTGCAGCAGGTGCACGCCGGCGGCAAGCACGGCGTCGCGCACGACGTCGCCGTGGTCGGCCGTGATGATCACGCAGGGCAAGCCGCGCGCCTCGTCACCGAGCGCCGCACGCAGGTCGAGGCCGGTGACGCCGTGGTCGAGGTGGTAGTCGAACAGCAGCAGGTCGAAGCGTCCAGCGTCGGCGAATGCAGCCTGCGCCTGGTCGGGCGTCCGCGCGGCGGTGACCTCGCACCGCCAGCCTTCAAGCAATGTCTGCATGGCCTTGAGCACGGCCGGATCGTTGTCGACGACGAGCACGCGGCTGCATGGCAGGACGTTGACCGGCGCCGCAGTCGCGACCACGGCGGGTACCTCTGGCGCCACGATCGGCACTTCGATCGCGAACATCGTGCCGCGGCCCGGCGTCGAACGCAGGCGCAGGCGATGTCCGAGCAGGCGCGCGATGCGCCGCGCTATGGCGAGGCCAAGACCGAGCCCCTCGCCGGTATCGCCAAGACGGCGGAACTCCTCGAAGATCAATTCGTGGTCGCCTTCGGCGATGCCGGGGCCGCTGTCCCAGACCTCGATCGACAGCGCATCGCCGCGGCGCCGGCAGCCGAGCACGATCCGCCCATGCAACGTATGGCGTACCGCATTGGCCAGGAAGTTCTGCACCACGCGGCGCAACAATTGCGGGTCGCTGCGCACCCAGGCACGGGAACCGATGCAACGCAGGGCCAGGCCCTTGTCCGCGGCGAGCACGCTGAACTCGGCGGCGAGTCCACGCAGCCAGTCGTCGACGCACCAGACCTGTACGCTGGCCTGCATGCGCCCCGACTCCAGCCGCGACATGTCAAGCAGGCCGGCGAGCAAACCCTCGGCCGAGGTCAGCGCACCGTCGATGTGAGCAACGGCTTCGCGGTACTCGTCGTGCACCAGGCGCTGTGCGAGAGCATGCGTGAACAGATGCGCGGCATTGAGCGGCTGGGCGAGGTCGTGGCTGACCGCGGCAAGGAATCGTGACTTCGCGCGATTCGCGCGCTCGGCCTCGCCGGTCGCAGCGGCCAGTTCAGCGGTTCGCGCCTCGACGCGCTGTTCGAGCGTCTCGGCGACCCGTTTCAGTTCGGCCTCGCTGTGGCGGAACGCGGTGACGTCGGTGAAGGTCGCGACGAAACCGCCGCCCGGCATCGGGTTGCCGCGGATCTCGACCACGCGATCGCCATGGGCGCCGGCGAAGCGCCGCTCGGTGACATAGGGAGTCCCGGCACGCATGTGGGCGATACGCTTGCGTACCTCTGCTTCGACGTCGGCACTGCCGGCGAGTCCGCGGCGCGCGTTGAAGCGCACCAGGTCCTCGATGGACACGCCGACCCGCAGCAGTTCGCGTGGATAGCCGAACAGTTCGGCATACGGGCGGTTCCACGCCACCAGGGCAAGATCGCGGTCGACCACACTGATGCCCTGGCTCATGTTCTCCAGCGCCGCTTCGAGCACGCGCTGGTTGAAGCGCAGATCCTGCGAAGCCTCGCCGACGATCGTCGCCACCGTCTCGAGTTCGTCGGTGTGCTCGCGCCGCGCGACCGAAACGAGCAGGCGTGCCGAGGCGGCGCCAATCACCGCGGCGAGCTCGTGCTCGACCTCGGCGATCAGCGGCTCGGAGGCGGTCCCGCCGGTATCGTGGTCGCCGAACAGGGCCTGCACGCGCTCGGCCGGGAGGAAGCGCAAGGCCAGCTCGCGCAGTTCCACCGTACCGACCACGCCGAGCTCGCCGCGCGAGCGCGCATGGGCGAAGCGCGAGCCGGCAACCAAGGCCAGCACGGCAACGTTCGCAGCAAGGCTCACCGTGACGGCGCGCCCGATTCGGCTCCAGTCACCGAGGCCGAACAGTGCATCGGGAGCGAGCCAGGCGATGCC carries:
- the rnk gene encoding nucleoside diphosphate kinase regulator, whose amino-acid sequence is MTAAPANPPLIMSARDVRRLEALLAHAGDNLPASAKRLEDEIVRADVREPEAIPPDVVTMNSIVECRDESSGEVRVLRLVYPHEADMSLGHVSVLAPVGAALLGLSVGQSIEWPLPGGRATRLTATRILYQPEEKGLPE
- a CDS encoding PAS-domain containing protein; amino-acid sequence: MLSDLGVIAAGLLWLGLLFGVALLGDRREGVFARHWSIVYALSLAVYCTSWTFYGTVTQAARSGWWLPPTFVGTILLYVFAFGLLMRLVTIARAHNSSSVADLVAIRLGRSPAIAALVTTVAVIGIVPYIALQLKAVAMSYGMLGRRQELIAPAWQDSALWVALAMALFAMLFGARRASATEHNRGLVLAMAFESMFKLLAMLALGALVWFGIDLPAAPARESAADTSGFAALVVLGALAMFTLPHQFHAGVVECRDPGHVRTARWLFPLYMLLIALPILPLARAGDAMLAPLGVPSDLYVLALPLAEGQNALALVAFLGGLSAATSMVVIATLALSLMIGNHWIAPLRVRTGWSRGLAGDLRGEVLVQRRVIILVVILLAWAYSRVLVANDALADIGAVSFSALSAIAPGVLVAVYRPQLGARAVAAGLVVGTLVWLYALLLPALLAGESAWLREGPFGIAWLAPDALFGLGDWSRIGRAVTVSLAANVAVLALVAGSRFAHARSRGELGVVGTVELRELALRFLPAERVQALFGDHDTGGTASEPLIAEVEHELAAVIGAASARLLVSVARREHTDELETVATIVGEASQDLRFNQRVLEAALENMSQGISVVDRDLALVAWNRPYAELFGYPRELLRVGVSIEDLVRFNARRGLAGSADVEAEVRKRIAHMRAGTPYVTERRFAGAHGDRVVEIRGNPMPGGGFVATFTDVTAFRHSEAELKRVAETLEQRVEARTAELAAATGEAERANRAKSRFLAAVSHDLAQPLNAAHLFTHALAQRLVHDEYREAVAHIDGALTSAEGLLAGLLDMSRLESGRMQASVQVWCVDDWLRGLAAEFSVLAADKGLALRCIGSRAWVRSDPQLLRRVVQNFLANAVRHTLHGRIVLGCRRRGDALSIEVWDSGPGIAEGDHELIFEEFRRLGDTGEGLGLGLAIARRIARLLGHRLRLRSTPGRGTMFAIEVPIVAPEVPAVVATAAPVNVLPCSRVLVVDNDPAVLKAMQTLLEGWRCEVTAARTPDQAQAAFADAGRFDLLLFDYHLDHGVTGLDLRAALGDEARGLPCVIITADHGDVVRDAVLAAGVHLLHKPLRPLALRSLMARLGGSARITVRTPA